Below is a genomic region from Actinomadura sp. NAK00032.
CGGCGCAGGCGGCGTCGAACAGCGCCCGCGCCAGGAGGTGGGGCTGGTCCAGCCGCTCCCACACGCCGACCGCGGTGTCCCAGGCCGGCGGGCCGCCGGTCAGCGCGGTGACGGCCGCCCGGTGCGCCGCCGCCACCGGTGTTTCGGCGGGCAGCCGCGCGGCCAGCTCCGCGATCTCGGGGAGGCGCGGGCCGCCGGCGTGCGCGGCCGCCTCCAGCAGCGGCCACAGGTGGCAGGGCTGGACGGTGAGGCGGGGGTGCCGCAGGACGGCGTCCACGGTCGCGCGGGCCGCCGGCCGGTCCTCCTCGGCCAGCCGCCACTCGATGACCATCTGGGCGAGCGGCAGCGTGGTCTGCGGGAACCCGGCGTCGAGCGGGGCGGTGAGCGCGTCGGGATCGGGGCGCGGGCCCTCGCCCCGCGCGGCCAGCAGGGCGGTCCGCCAGATCATCAGCTGCCGGCGGAAGGCCGGCGCGTGGTGGCGGTCGAGCCGCAGCTGCAGCGTCGCGGCGGCCTCGTCCCAGCGGCCGAGCCGGTAGAGCGCCTCGATCCGGTTGACGGCGAGCGCGTCGCCCGCGCTGTGGACGAGCCCCGCGCCCGCGGCGACGGCGAGCCCCTCGTCGGCGAGCGCGAGGGCCTCGCCGGCGCGGCCCCGGCTCAGCAGGCAGTGGACGAGCGTGTTCAGTGTCCGGATGAGCGCCCACGCGTCGAGGCCGCGGTGCCTGATCCGTTCGAGAGGGGCCAGGTCGCCCGCGCCGTCGCGTGCCACGGCGGAGGCCACCACGGACTCCAGCGAGGGGATCGCGAAGCGCAGGCCCAGTGCGCGCGCCAGCTCCAGCGCCTCCCGCCCGAGCCGTTCCCCCTCGCCGTGCTCCCCGTAGACGAGCAGGCGGGAGCTCAGCCGCGACAGGACCAGGACGCGGTCCGGCGTCGGAGCGTCGGCGCGCCGCTCCGCCGCGCGCAGGTCGTCCAGTTCGTCCTCCCGGCCCTGGAACCCCCGCATGGTCGCCCTGAGCGCCAGCAGCCGCGCGGCGAGGCCGGGGTCGCCGTCGCCCGCCTCGGCCATGGCCCGCCGGACGAGCGGCAGGCCGCGCCCGGGGTCGCCGGCCGTCCCGGCGGCCTTCGCGGCCGCCTCCAGCACCTGGCGCCGGGAGCGGCCGGTCAGGGACGCGGCCTCCGGCACCAGGTCCCACAGCTCCAGGACGCGTTCCAGCAGGGTGAGCTGCTCGGCGTAGGCGGTGGCCGCCGCCCGCTCGGCGGCGGCCCGCCACGCGGCGGCGAGGGCCCGCGCGTGGTCGCCGCAGCCCTGCCAGTGGACGGCCAGGGCGCTCGCCGGCGCGTCGCTGAGCTCCGGGGAGGCCTCGATGGTCTCGGCGAACCTGCGGTGGAGCCCGGCGCGCTCGCCGGGGAGCAGGTCCTCGTGGACGGCGTCGCGGATGAGGGCGTGGCGGAACGCGTACCCGTCCCCGTCCGCGACCACCAGACCGCGGTCGGCGGCGGGCCGCAGCGCCGCGCTGAGCCGCGCGTCGGGCAGGTCCGTCACCGCGGCCAGCAGCGCGTGCCCGGCGCGTTCCCCCGCCGCGCTCGCCGCCCGCAGCACCGCGCGGGTCGCCTCCGGCAGCCGGTGGACGCGCCCGAGCAGCAGATCGCGCAGCGAACCCGGGACCGCCTCGCCCGGGCTGGCGACGAGCGCCTCCACGAAGAGCGGGTTGCCGCCGGCGCGGGCGTGCGCGTCCCGCGCCGCGGCCGGGTCGGCGGCGCCGAGGATGCCGCGCACCTGCTCGGCGACCTCGGCCGGGGTGAGCGGCGGCAGGTCGACGCGCGCGACATGGGGGAGCCGGGCCAGTTCGGCGAACAGCGGCCGGGTGCCGGGCTCCTCGGGACGGAACGTGACGACCGGCAGCACCCGGCCGTGCGGCGGGTTGCGCAGCAGGAAGGACAGCAGGTCGCGGGTGGAGCCGTCGGCCCAGTGCGCGTCCTCGACCACCAGGACGAGCGGCTCGTGCTCGGCGAGCCGCTCCAGCAGGGTCAGCAGGTGCTCGAACAGCCGCAGCTGGCCGGTGCCGTCGTCCGGCGGCGGCGGCGCGGCGGTCAGGCCGGGCATCAGCCGGGCCAGTTCCGGCAGCGCCGCGCCCGGCAGCAGGTCGGCGACCGCCGCGCGGCCGACCCGCCGCAGGACGGCGCTGAACGGGGCGTACGGGAGGCTCGCCGCGCCGAGGTCGAGGCAGCCGCCGGTGAGCGCGCGCAGCCCGCGGGTGAACTCCGCGACCAGGCGGGTCTTGCCGGCGCCCGCTTCGCCGCCGATGAGCAGGGCGGCGGGCTCGCCCGCGCACGCCCGCGCGTGCGCCCCGCGTAACGCGGCCAGTTCTGCGGTGCGCCCGGCGAACACGGCGCTGACGGTTCCCATCCGCCCTAGCATGCCGGGTCTTATCGCTACTTGTGTTGCGTTAAGGCATCGGGTATTCTCGACGCCGTCACATCGCCGCCCGGCAGGGGAGTCCATTGAGGATCTGAGGTCCGACACCGCGCGTACGGCCGTCGCCGGCCCGCGCACGTGACCTCAGAGCGGACCCTCGTCCCGCCGGGCTTTCTCATGCCCGCCGGCGCGTCGCGCGACCCGCGGTGTCTCCATGCAGCCCGAAACCGCTTCGACACCCATGGAGACCGCCCTACATGTCTTTCGCCATCGTCTGCTCGGACCTGTCCTTCGCCTGGGCGGACGGCACCGTCGTCCTGGACGGCCTGGACGCCGCGTTCGGCACCGGCCGGACCGGGCTGATCGGCGTCAACGGCTCCGGCAAGTCCACCCTGCTGCGGATCATCGCCGGTGAGCTGCGGCCCGCGGCGGGCACCGTCGCCGTCGACGGGGAGATCGGCTACCTGCCGCAGGACCTCGTCCTGGACGGCGCGGCCACCGTCGCGGACCTGCTCGGCATCGGCGCCGCCCGCGCCGCGCTGCACGCGATCGAGCGCGGCGAGGCCACCGAGGAGAACTTCGCCGCCGTCGGCGACGACTGGGACGTCGAGGAGCGCGCCCGCGCCGAGCTCGACAGGCTCGGGCTCGGCCGCCTCGACCTGGACCGCACCGTCCCGACCCTCTCCGGCGGCGAGGCCGTGATGGTCGGGCTCGCGGCGCAGTTCCTCGCCCGGCCCGACGTGCTGCTCCTCGACGAGCCCACCAACAACCTCGACCTGGACGCCCGGCACCGCCTCTACGACGCGGTCGCGTCCTGGACGGGCGTGCTCCTGCTCGTCAGCCACGACCGGGAGCTGCTCGACCGCGTCGACGAGATCGCCGACCTGCGGGACGGCGCGATCCGGACGTTCGGCGGCGACCTGACCGGCTACGAGGAGCTGCTCGCCGTCGAGAAGGAGGCCGCCGAGCGCACCGTCCGTACCGCCGAGACCGACCTGCGGCGGCAGAAGCGCGAACTGGAGGAGGCCCAGGTCAAGCTCGCCAGGCGCAAGCGCTACGGCAACAAGATGTTCGAGAGCAAGCGCGAACCGAAGATCATCATGCAGGAGCGCAAGCGGCAGGCGCAGGTCGCGGCCGGCAAGCACCGCCTCCTGCACGAGGAGCGGCTGGCCGGCGCGCGCACCCGGCTCACCGAGGCGGAGGAGGCCGTCCGCGCGGACGCCGAGATCCGCGTCGAGCTGCCCGCGACGCGCGTCCCGGCGGGCCGCACGGTCGTCACCGCGACCGGCCTGGCCGTGCCCGAGCCGGAGGCCGGGACGCTCACCGAGCTGATCGTCCGGGGCCCGGAGCGGATCGCGCTGACCGGCCCGAACGGCTCCGGCAAGACGACGTTCCTGCGGATGCTCACCGGCGAGCGCGTCCCCGCCGGGACGCAGGTCGCGATCGGCGTCGACGGCGTCCGCTACCTGCCGCAGCGGCTCGACGTCCTGGACGAGGACCTGAGCGTCATCGACAACGTCCGCGCCCAGGCGCCCTCGGCGCGGGTGACCGACATCAGGGCAGGGCTCGCCCGCTTCCTGTTCCGCGGCGCGCGCGCAGAGCAGCGCGCGGGAACCCTGTCGGGCGGGGAGCGGTTCCGGGCCGTGCTGGCGTCGCTGCTGCTCGCCGAGCCCGCCC
It encodes:
- a CDS encoding AAA family ATPase, with product MGTVSAVFAGRTAELAALRGAHARACAGEPAALLIGGEAGAGKTRLVAEFTRGLRALTGGCLDLGAASLPYAPFSAVLRRVGRAAVADLLPGAALPELARLMPGLTAAPPPPDDGTGQLRLFEHLLTLLERLAEHEPLVLVVEDAHWADGSTRDLLSFLLRNPPHGRVLPVVTFRPEEPGTRPLFAELARLPHVARVDLPPLTPAEVAEQVRGILGAADPAAARDAHARAGGNPLFVEALVASPGEAVPGSLRDLLLGRVHRLPEATRAVLRAASAAGERAGHALLAAVTDLPDARLSAALRPAADRGLVVADGDGYAFRHALIRDAVHEDLLPGERAGLHRRFAETIEASPELSDAPASALAVHWQGCGDHARALAAAWRAAAERAAATAYAEQLTLLERVLELWDLVPEAASLTGRSRRQVLEAAAKAAGTAGDPGRGLPLVRRAMAEAGDGDPGLAARLLALRATMRGFQGREDELDDLRAAERRADAPTPDRVLVLSRLSSRLLVYGEHGEGERLGREALELARALGLRFAIPSLESVVASAVARDGAGDLAPLERIRHRGLDAWALIRTLNTLVHCLLSRGRAGEALALADEGLAVAAGAGLVHSAGDALAVNRIEALYRLGRWDEAAATLQLRLDRHHAPAFRRQLMIWRTALLAARGEGPRPDPDALTAPLDAGFPQTTLPLAQMVIEWRLAEEDRPAARATVDAVLRHPRLTVQPCHLWPLLEAAAHAGGPRLPEIAELAARLPAETPVAAAHRAAVTALTGGPPAWDTAVGVWERLDQPHLLARALFDAACADLAAGDRASAAARLDRAAAIAARLGAAPLARRVGERARRAGLAGPSGGPLTAREAEVVRLLARGRTNREIAEELVISPKTASVHVSHILAKLGVSSRGEAAAAARDRGLA
- a CDS encoding ABC-F family ATP-binding cassette domain-containing protein, which encodes MSFAIVCSDLSFAWADGTVVLDGLDAAFGTGRTGLIGVNGSGKSTLLRIIAGELRPAAGTVAVDGEIGYLPQDLVLDGAATVADLLGIGAARAALHAIERGEATEENFAAVGDDWDVEERARAELDRLGLGRLDLDRTVPTLSGGEAVMVGLAAQFLARPDVLLLDEPTNNLDLDARHRLYDAVASWTGVLLLVSHDRELLDRVDEIADLRDGAIRTFGGDLTGYEELLAVEKEAAERTVRTAETDLRRQKRELEEAQVKLARRKRYGNKMFESKREPKIIMQERKRQAQVAAGKHRLLHEERLAGARTRLTEAEEAVRADAEIRVELPATRVPAGRTVVTATGLAVPEPEAGTLTELIVRGPERIALTGPNGSGKTTFLRMLTGERVPAGTQVAIGVDGVRYLPQRLDVLDEDLSVIDNVRAQAPSARVTDIRAGLARFLFRGARAEQRAGTLSGGERFRAVLASLLLAEPAPQLLLLDEPTNNLDMASAAQLSQALSAYEGALIVVSHDVPFLRTLGLTRRLRMDPASGLTETDPEEW